GGCCGTAATAAAAATCTAAAACAAGAAAAGAAAAATCAAGGCGCTTTCTGTGATAAAGAATTTTATCCATGCGAAGGTGGCCAATGCCAATCATCAGTAGATACCAAGCAAGAATCTTGCTACGGAAAAATGTACAGTGTACGTGTCAATGATGATTGTAATGTTGAAATTAGCCAAGCTGTACCTGAATACGCTACAGTAGGATCTCCTTATCCTATTGAAATCTTAGCAGTAGGCAGAAAAGATTGCGTTAATGTTGTTATTACACAACAGCTTCCTTGCGAAGTTGAATTCGTGAATAGCGACCCAGCTACAACACCTACTTCCGATGGTAAATTAATCTGGGAGATTGATCGTCTCGGTCAAGGTGAAAGATGTAAAATTACTGTTTGGGTAAAACCTCTTAAAGAAGGTTGCTGTTTCACAGCCGCAACTGTATGTGCTTGCCCAGAACTTCGCTCTTATACCAAATGCGGACAACCTGCTATTTGCATTAAGCAAGAAGGCCCAGAGTGTGCTTGCTTACGTTGCCCAGTTTGTTACAAAATCGAAGTTTGCAATACCGGTTCAGCTATTGCTCGTAACGTTGTTGTAGATAACCCAGTTCCAGACGGTTTCACTCACGCTTCAGGACAACGTGTTCTTTCCTTTAATTTGGGAGATATGCGTCCTGGCGACTTTAAAGTGTTCACCGTAGAATTTTGCCCTCAAAAAAGAGGCAAAGTTACTAACGTAGCTACTGTATCTTACTGCGGAGGACACAAGTGTTCTGCTAACGTAACTACCGTAGTTAACGAGCCTTGTGTACAAGTAAATATCTCCGGAGCAGATTGGTCTTACGTATGTAAGCCTGTAGAATACACAATTTCTGTATCTAACCCAGGGGATCTTAAACTTTATGATGTTGTTATAGAAGATACAACTCCTTCAGGAGCTACAATTTTAGAAGCTGCAGGAGCTGAAATTTGCTGTAACAAAGCTGTTTGGTGCATTAAAGAAATGTGCCCAGGAGAAACTCTTCAATTTAAAGTTGTTGCTAAAGCTCAAAGTCCAGGAAAATTCACAAATCAAGTTGTAGTAAGAACCAACTCCGATTGTGGAACCTGCACATCTTGCGCAGAAGCTACAACTCATTGGAAAGGTCTCGCAGCTACACATATGTGCGTAATCGATACTAATGATCCTATTTGCGTAGGGGAAAATACAGTATACCGTATTTGTGTAACAAACCGCGGTTCTGCAGAAGATTCTAACGTGTCTTTAATCCTTAAGTTTTCTAAGGAATTACAACCAGTTTCTTCTTCAGGTCCAACAAAAGGAACCATTACAGGTAACACAGTAGTATTTGATGCTCTGCCTAAACTTGGTTCTAAAGAATCTGTAGAGTATTCTGTAACATTGAAAGGAGTTGCTCCTGGAGATGCTCGTGGAGAAGCTATTCTCTCGTCAGATACTTTAACAGTACCTGTTTCAGACACAGAAAATACGCACGTTTATTAATCTTTAAACATTACTAAGGTTTTTGAACGAAAAGCCGTCCTAGATATCTCTAGGGCGGCTTTTTTTTGTTTCAGATGTTCTGAATTTTTGTCGGCTTGATGGCAAAAAAATCAAAAAGTTAAATTAAAAATTTTAATTAATAGAGGAGTTCGTTAAACTTTTCCGTCTTATATGTTTAGTGAAGGAGTTTAAGATGACAACTGCGAGTGGTCCTGGAAATATGGGCCCTGTGCTGGATTTGATTCAGCCAGGATTGGACGGTGTATTAAAAGATGAAACGGTACAGGTAACTTTAATTAATGCTGCTTTAGGATGGATGCATACCAACATTATAAAGCCCATTAGAGAATCAAAAATAATGCAGTCAAGGGCATTTCAAATTACTATGGTAGTTCTTGGTGCCGTGCTGCTGATTGCCGGCGTGGTCTTGACGTTTGTATTACAAGCGGATCTTGGGAAAAATGCGTTCTTATTCTTAATTCCTGCGGTTATCGGTTTAATTAAGCTTCTAGCTTCATCAGTTTGCATGGAGCAGCCCTGTACCCCTGAGAAATGGCGTTTATGCAAACGTTTCCTCGGAACGGCAGAAGACCTGTTCGATGATGGACAAATAAATAACTCTAATAAGATTTTTACTACGCATAGCGTTATAGAGAATACAACAGAATAAGTTAGAGATAACTAAAGAGTTGTCGAACGCTATAAAAAACTTTATTTAATCATTGAAAATTAGGAGGCTTTTAGCCTCCTAAAGAACAAGAAACCCTCTTATCTCGTAAAAGAATCATATCTTTTAAAATATTCACTGATTCTTCCATTTGTAAGTCATTGCTGCCATAAGGGCGAATTGCTTCTGAAGGCTCTTTCAATTCAGATAGAAAGATCTTATAATTTTTATTGGTTTCTAATCTTTGCTGACTATTTGCCGCAAGCTGAGGGAGCATCTCCTTCCATACAGTTTCTTCCCTTTGTAGATGCGGAGTGTAATACCTTTGAAACCATGGACGCATATGCGAATCTAAATCATCCAAATTGTCATTCATAACGTTATCACAACTATCAGAAGGTAACGGATGCTCTAAATAACGTTCCCCTAAAGGTTCTTCAGAGTAGCGCGAGGCAATATGAATGTCAGATTTGACGCCTCGAAGTTGCGTAGATTTCCCAGAAGGAGAGTAGTACTTTCCCACAGTGACTTTAAAAAAGCCCTCCTTGTCAGAGTCGGCTGTTATTGTTTGATGCTGAATCGTTCCTTTGCCGTAGGTTTGCTCGTCACCCACAATTATAGCTACACCATAATCTTGAAGTGTTTGAGCAACAATCTCTGCCGCAGAAGCAGAGCTCTTCGAAACTAAAATTGTTAAAGGACCATCGTAGAATTTTTTAGGGGAAACAGTGCGGTAACGCTTAATACTACCATCAGCATAACGCGAGACCACCACTACGCCGTTAGTCATGAATAAACCAGATACTTTAATAGCTTGAGAAAGAAAACCCCCAGTGTTTTCTCGAATGTCTAAAACCAAACCTAAAAGATTTTTATCCTGCAGGCTCTGAATAGCACGCTTCAGATCCTGCTCGCTGGAAATTTGATTTTCCCCCTCATAAAAAGAATGTAAGGTAATTTTCCCTATAACACCATTACCATAAGATTCATAAGAGACATCCACACGGCGATCGTCTAAACTAATTTTTTCACGCTTTAACTTAACCGTACGGTCTTCACCTTGGCTGTGAATGTCTAAGACAACCTCAGATCCCTGAGAACCGCGAAGACAATCTAAAACAGCTCTAAAAGGAAGATGTTCTATGCTTTTACCATCCACACGATAAATAACATCATCAACATTCAAAGCCTTGGTTTTTGAAGCAGGACCACCAGGAATAACCTCTTTTACAATAATGCCATCAATGTCTTCTTTTAAAATTACACCAATCCCACACATACCCTTTTCTAATTGAATACGCATAGCAAGAGCTTCCTCTTTGCTAAAGTAGGTTGTGTGCGCATCTAAACTGTGCGCCATAGATTTAACAACACGTACATGGAAATGGTGGGCCTCTTCTTCCTGAGACATCACATTACCATAGTCATTAATGCCCAAATAATGGTTTTCATAAGCTTCAAGTTGGCGTGCGCAAAGCTGAGTTAAAGCAGCCTCTTTCCCTTCATATCGATCTTTTGCACTGTCAGATAGATAAATAGAGATATAGGATAATAATAATCCACGATGTCGCGATTTTGCCTCTTCAATAGACTGAGCCCAAAGAGAGGGTTTTTTAATCAGAATATGAGTTTTTGCCTCGGCAACTAACTCTTCAGGATGCGATAACCACTCCGTACGCCATTGACGCGCACGAATAATGCTATCCTTAATCACAAGATTTAAATTCTGATAAATAGAAAAATTATTCGTTTTATAATTTTTCAACAGACGTTTTTTAATGTCAGTAGACTGTATGAAATTACTCACTTCCTTCTCTGTAAGATAGGCTTTGTGAGAATCAAAAGATTGAGAGTACCCTATGAGAGAACGTAAAAGAATATCAGAAGAAATATCTTGAGTTCCTACATGATACTCTATCAACTTATCCATGGTTTTTCGAATGTCTTCTTCATGAAGTAATTCAGAAGAAAAAGAAAAACTAGGAAGGAGTGTTAAAACAAGAGCGCAAAGACGTAGTATTTTTATCATTACAAATATCTTTGTTGATCGTGGATATTCGTAACATCGACAGAAAATGCTCAGGCTTGAGCAAAGAATTTTTACTAAAAGAAAAAACTATTCAGAATAAACAGGTTGGTAAAAAAAATATTCTTTCTTAAGATGGCGGGAGAGGTAATCGAGGACGGCTGCATTGATTGCAAAGAGTGTTGACCAGTAAGATACCCGCAGCAATAAAAACTAAGAAAGAGCCCATCACGTAATACGCACCAGAGAAAGGTAGCGTAGCTTGAGGAAGAAAACTTAATCCCGATAAAATCAAGGCGATAGTAAAGAATACCGCAGCCATGGCAATCATCGCAACACTGCGCGAAGATATATAAAGTTGTTTCTGGTATTCAGAACTTAGGGGCTGTGGTAAAATTTCCTGATACATAAGCTGTTTTTAACCTAAAAGAACAAGTATTATAAAAAAAAAGGACATAAGAAAATACTTAAAATTAAAATTTAAATCTAATTTTTGAATTAGATTGTTTTTGAGTCTTCTATGCACTATCTAAGTTGTTTCTTATTATCACTAGCCCTGGTCTTTGTTCAGGGGAGCACCTTACACGCCTACCCCGTAGCTTTCCCTTGGATAGCTCCAAAATCTCTTACCGTTCTAGGAAGCCCATTCATTGATATCGTTCTCAACGTTGATAAAAAATTTATTGAAAGCTGTAATCTGGAAATCGGAGAGATCCAGTATGTCGATAGCAATGATGCAAAAAGAATTTTTTTTATGTACAAGGAGGCATTTCCAGAAAGCCCCATTGTCGCTAATAGAAAAGAACCTCTAAACCTAACCGAAGAGCAACTCGCAAACTTAGGCATCGCTAGCCTGCGTAACAGCAAGCCCTATACCCAGTATCTAAAATATACAGAGTACGGGCCCGCATTTAATGAACTAGACCAAATACGGCTTATTCTACGCTGCACAGGCAAAGAAGATACTCTCTGCTACTCCTTCTATGATATTAAAGAATTTACGAAACGCTCCATAGAACTTCTTTCGTTCTCAAGTAATGGTTATACTTTAATTGATAGTGAGCTGTTTGTTTGTGGGTGTCACATAGAAAATTTTTTAATAAATGCTAAAAATCAGGGGAATAAAATATTACTTGATCTCAACGACTCCAGAATCGCTAGTCAATTTAAAGGACGGATTTGGTCGTGGTTATCCTATGTAGATGTCCTGTTTTTATCAGAGGATTCAATGAAGGTGCTTTCTGGTATTTCTGAGTCTTCCCGGGCTAGAGAGTTTCTTTCCCGTGTAGTCCCCAGCATTTTTGTACAAGATAATCTCCGTATATACTTTACCCAGCACGGGAAAGAGACCCTATATAGTTCAAAAGAAAATCCTCAGCAGCTTGTTCTGGGATTTCTTTTTGGCTACATTAATGATAATGTAGTAGATTATTGCTTCCACTCGGCTGACCTAGTTGTCGAGAACTCCTAAACTCCTTTTTCAAAGTTAAAAGAATCATTTTCTGTCATAAAACTGAAAAATAACTTCTGTAGATTAGAAATGATTTTTTTGAATATCAGATGATTATACTCTAATTCCAGTTCAAAAATAAGCCCTTGCAAACAAAGGGATCCTTACTCTATATTTTCCCCCTTATAGTAGTTAGGTTGAATTGAGAAGGATACATGCCAACCATTAATCAATTAATACGTAAAAGGCGTCAATCTAGCACGTCTAGAAAAAAATCCCCAGCCTTACAGAAGTGCCCACAAAGACGTGGGGTGTGTCTACAAGTAAAGACAAAGACTCCTAAAAAGCCAAACTCAGCTTTACGTAAAGTTGCATGGGTGCGCCTGTCTAACGGTCAAGAAGTTATTGCTTACATCGGTGGTGAAGGACACAACTTGCAAGAACACAGCATTGTTTTGGTTCAAGGTGGCAGAGTAAAAGATTTGCCCGGAGTTCGCTATCATATTGTTCGCGGAGCTCTAGATTGTGCTGCTGTTAAAAATAGAAAACAAAGCCGTTCTCGATATGGAGCAAAACGTCCTAAATAGGACCATATTTCTTTATTAGGGAAAGAGAAGTTAGAGGTTAATTTATATGTCAAGACGACATGCCGCTGAAAAAAAAGAAATTCCAGCAGATCCTATCTACGGAAGCGTAACCTTGGAAAGGTTCATCAATAAAGTTATGATGCATGGCAAAAAAAGCATCGCAAGAAGAATAGTATATTCTGCTTTAGAGCGCTTTGCTAAGAAATTGGGTGCTGAAAACGTTCTAGAGGCTTTTGAAGAAGCTTTAGAAAACGCTAAGCCTTTGCTAGAAGTTCGTTCTCGTCGTGTTGGAGGTGCTACATACCAAGTTCCTGTAGAAGTGGCTCCAGAAAGAAGAAATTGCTTGGCAATGCAGTGGATTATTAAAAACGCTAGATCAAAGCCAGGAAAGTCTATGGAAGTAGGTTTGGCTACAGAGCTCATTGATTGTTTCAATAAGCAGGGAGCCACTATTAAGAAACGTGAGGACACTCACCGGATGGCTGAAGCAAATAAAGCGTTTGCTCATTATAAGTGGTAGAATAATATTTAATCTCGGTTTGGAAGAGGCATAAAAAGTTCATGAGTGACCAGGAATTCGATTTAAGCGCAATTAGAAACATCGGTATTATGGCGCATATCGATGCAGGAAAAACGACCACTACGGAAAGAATTCTTTATTATGCTGGAAGAACCCATAAGATTGGTGAGGTTCATGAGGGCGGAGCTACCATGGACTGGATGGAGCAAGAGCAAGAGAGAGGGATTACCATTACCTCAGCTGCTACAACCGTTTTCTGGGCAAATTGCAAAATTAACATTATTGATACTCCTGGCCACGTAGACTTCACTATTGAAGTAGAGCGTTCTCTCCGTGTTTTAGATGGTGCAGTAGCTGTATTTGATGCTGTATCTGGAGTTGAGCCGCAGTCCGAAACTGTATGGAGACAAGCCAATAAATATGGCGTTCCTCGAATTGCCTTCGTAAATAAAATGGACCGGATGGGAGCAGACTACTTCGCTGCTGTGGAATCCATGAAAGAGAAGTTGGGCGCTAATGCTATTCCTGTGCATTGCCCTATTGGATCTGAAAGCCAATTTGTTGGAATGGTAGATCTTATTTCTCAAAAGGCTCTTTACTTCTTAGACGAAACTCTAGGTGCTAAGTGGGAAGAAAGAGAGATCCCAGAAGAATTAAAAGAACGATGCGCTGAACTGCGTTACGCGCTTCTCGAAGAATTAGCTACTATCGATGAAAGCAACGAATCTTTCATGATGAAAGTTCTGGAAGATCCCGATTCTATTACCGATGATGAAATTCATGCTGTTATGCGTAAAGGGGTGATTGAAAATAAAATCAATCCTGTATTGTGCGGAACTGCATTTAAAAATAAAGGGGTACAGCAACTTCTTGACGTTATTGTAAAATGGCTACCTTCACCAAAAGATCGAGGTGTAATTCGTGGTATTAGCCTGAAAAATAACGAAGAAATTTGCTTAGAGCCACGAAAAGATGGCCCTCTAGCTGCTCTAGCATTCAAAATTATGACAGACCCTTATGTAGGTCGTATCACATTTATCCGTATTTATTCCGGAACTCTCAAAAAGGGCTCTGCTATCCTAAATTCAACTAAGGATAAGAAAGAGCGTATTTCCCGATTGTTGGAGATGCACGCCAATGAGAGAACTGATAGGGATGAGTTTACTGTTGGTGATATTGGCGCTTGCGTAGGTTTAAAATTCTCCGTTACAGGCGATACTCTTTGTGATGATAATCAAGAAATTGTTCTTGAGAGAATCGAAGTTCCTGAGCCTGTGATTGATATGGCAATTGAGCCGAAATCAAAAGGAGATAGAGAGAAATTGGCACAAGCATTGAGCGCTCTTTCTGAGGAAGATCCTACTTTCCGCGTTGCCTCAAACGAGGAAACAGGGCAAACTATTATTTCTGGAATGGGCGAGCTGCACTTGGATATTCTTCGTGATCGTATGATTCGCGAGTTTAAAGTGGAAGCTAATGTCGGTAAGCCGCAAGTTTCATACAAAGAAACCATTACTAAAAATGGCAATAGTGAAACCAAATACGTAAAACAATCCGGGGGACGTGGACAGTACGCTCATGTATGCCTTGAGATTGAACCAAATGAACCAGGAAAAGGCAACGAAGTTGTTAGCAAGATTGTTGGTGGTGTGATTCCTAAAGAATATATCCCAGCAGTTATGAAAGGTGTTGAAGAAGGCCTAAATACAGGTGTTCTTGCTGGCTATGGTTTAGTTGATGTTAAAGTAAGCATTGTTTTTGGATCGTATCACGAAGTCGATTCTAGCGAGATGGCATTTAAAATATGCGGCTCGATGGCAGTTAAAGAAGCTTGCAGAAAAGCTACCCCAGTGATTTTAGAACCAATCATGAAAATTGCTGTAATAACTCCTGAAGATCATTTGGGTGATGTTATTGGAGACTTAAATCGTCGTCGAGGAAAGATTTTAGGTCAGGAATCTTCGAAAGGCATGGCTCAAGTCAATGCCGAGGTTCCTTTAAGCGAAATGTTTGGATACACAACATCTTTAAGATCCCTGACGTCTGGAAGGGCAACATCAACAATGGAACCAGCATTTTTCGCTAAGGTTCCTCAAAAAATTCAAGAAGAGATTGTTAAGAAGTAAGGAATATATGAAGCAGCAAAAACAAAAAATTCGTATTCGTCTGAAAGGATTCGATCAACAACAATTAGATCGGTCAACTGCAGATATTGTTGAGACTGCTAAAAGAACAGGAGCTCGCGTTGCAGGCCCCATCCCTCTGCCTACGAAAAGAGAAGTATACACAGTATTGCGCTCTCCACACGTAGATAAAAAGTCCAGGGAGCAGTTTGAAATTCGTACACACAAACGTTTAATAGATATTGTAGACCCAACAGGGAAAACAATAGACGCATTAAAAATGTTAGCTCTTCCCGCAGGAGTAGACATTAAGATCAAAGCTGCATAAAGCTTAACTTGACTTGGCCATGCAATTGTTAGAGAAATTTAGGGCACAGAAGGTTTCTCTTTCTTCCCGTAAGCTTATTTCTTGTTGCGATTCTAGCGTAACATTTTCTGATGCAGGCCATGTCTATCAACTTTTTTTCGACACAAAAGATAGCGAGCTTTCTTATAAAGTAGGGGATTCTTTAGGCGTGTTTCCAAAGAACCCTAGATACGTCGTTGAAAATATTCTCGAGTCTTTAGGGTATAACTCAAAACAAATTGTCCTCAATCGAGAATCATCACCCATAACAATCTATGAGTTTTTACGAAGTCACGCAAATCTAGATAAGCTCCCACAAAAACTCAAAACCTTTTTCCAAGATATAGAGGATAACAGCAGTCTCTACGAAGCCATTCAAAAAGAAAAGCCTCGTATTCCTATTACCCTCTTTACTGAAGCACTGCTACCCCTGCTACCACGATTTTATTCAATAGCCTCAGCACCGCATCCAAGTAAGGAAGAAGTTGAACTCCTCGTGCGTCTTGTAAGCTATCCAGGACAATATGAGCAACGCTACGGAGTATGCTCCTTTTTCCTATGCAAAGAATTAGACGTAGATACCCACTGTAACGTATTTGTGCAGCCTACAAAACACTTTACTATCGGAGATAATATCAAAGATAAACCTATTGTGATGATTGGATCTGGAACAGGAATAGCCCCATACAAAAGTTTTGTACAGAATCGTATCTATAATAACGATTCTGGAACGAATATCCTCTTTTTTGGAGAACGCTTCGAAAAAGCAAATTTTTATTACCAAGATTTTTGGAAGCAAGCAGTCGATAATGACATGCTCAAGTTGTTCTTAGCCTTTTCTCGCGATAGCGATCAAAAGATCTACGTACAAGATTTACTGAAAAAACAAAACGAGCTTATTTTGAAAGCTTATGAAGAAGAAGCTCACTTCTTTGTCTGTGGAAGTAAAGTTTTGGGAAATGAAGTCAAAAAAACCCTAGAAGATATTCTAGGGAAAAATAAGCTCTCCCAATTGAAGGAAGAGCGTCGTTATGTTGTCGATGTTTATTAGCCGCAATACTCCATAACCGTGAGTATGCAAAAGCATTGTACACCATCACCACAACCAAAATCACTCAGCCCCTCGCCAGACGTTGCCGTAATGCCCACAGAACCTGAAGGGATATTCAAAGCTGCGGCAATACTTTTTCGCATAAGAGATAACTTCGGAAGGAATTTGGGGCGATTGCCCTCAATGGTAATAGCTACATGAGAAATCATCTGGTTTGATTTCAAAGATTTTACAGCTTCTGATAAATACACACTGCTGTCAGTAATGCCTCGAGTATGGAAAAGTTCGTCAGCAACCTCACCAAGTATAATTCGATGTGTTATAGAGGAGAGAGCATTACAAATAGCGTGGAAAATTATGTCCCCATCGGAATTTGCTTGAAAACCAGGACTATTTTCGAAAATCACCCCACCTAAAATACAGGGTTTTGCAGAACTTTCAGGAAGGAAACGATGACTATCTTGCCCAATGCCTACACGGTGAATCCATTGCGGTTTAGGCAAAGGAGAGTCGTTTTCTGCGTTCATATTTGATGTACCTGTCTTTTAATATTACCATAATCAAGATACCGTGACACTTAAGACAAATGACCCCATGAAAGGCTAATCAAGACTAAACGTGACCCAGAATCTCTTGAAAAAATATACAGAATAACAAAAATTCCCGCACCAACACATCCATAAAAATTTCTCCGAGCCCCGCTCAGTATAAATTAAAAAATTTAAATAACGCATAGTGTTG
This window of the Chlamydia sp. BM-2023 genome carries:
- the omcB gene encoding outer membrane complex protein OmcB: MSKLIRRVVTILALTSMASSFASGKIEAAAAESLATRFVANADNVLQSTTKKVRFGRNKNLKQEKKNQGAFCDKEFYPCEGGQCQSSVDTKQESCYGKMYSVRVNDDCNVEISQAVPEYATVGSPYPIEILAVGRKDCVNVVITQQLPCEVEFVNSDPATTPTSDGKLIWEIDRLGQGERCKITVWVKPLKEGCCFTAATVCACPELRSYTKCGQPAICIKQEGPECACLRCPVCYKIEVCNTGSAIARNVVVDNPVPDGFTHASGQRVLSFNLGDMRPGDFKVFTVEFCPQKRGKVTNVATVSYCGGHKCSANVTTVVNEPCVQVNISGADWSYVCKPVEYTISVSNPGDLKLYDVVIEDTTPSGATILEAAGAEICCNKAVWCIKEMCPGETLQFKVVAKAQSPGKFTNQVVVRTNSDCGTCTSCAEATTHWKGLAATHMCVIDTNDPICVGENTVYRICVTNRGSAEDSNVSLILKFSKELQPVSSSGPTKGTITGNTVVFDALPKLGSKESVEYSVTLKGVAPGDARGEAILSSDTLTVPVSDTENTHVY
- a CDS encoding cysteine-rich outer membrane protein, encoding MTTASGPGNMGPVLDLIQPGLDGVLKDETVQVTLINAALGWMHTNIIKPIRESKIMQSRAFQITMVVLGAVLLIAGVVLTFVLQADLGKNAFLFLIPAVIGLIKLLASSVCMEQPCTPEKWRLCKRFLGTAEDLFDDGQINNSNKIFTTHSVIENTTE
- a CDS encoding S41 family peptidase, which produces MIKILRLCALVLTLLPSFSFSSELLHEEDIRKTMDKLIEYHVGTQDISSDILLRSLIGYSQSFDSHKAYLTEKEVSNFIQSTDIKKRLLKNYKTNNFSIYQNLNLVIKDSIIRARQWRTEWLSHPEELVAEAKTHILIKKPSLWAQSIEEAKSRHRGLLLSYISIYLSDSAKDRYEGKEAALTQLCARQLEAYENHYLGINDYGNVMSQEEEAHHFHVRVVKSMAHSLDAHTTYFSKEEALAMRIQLEKGMCGIGVILKEDIDGIIVKEVIPGGPASKTKALNVDDVIYRVDGKSIEHLPFRAVLDCLRGSQGSEVVLDIHSQGEDRTVKLKREKISLDDRRVDVSYESYGNGVIGKITLHSFYEGENQISSEQDLKRAIQSLQDKNLLGLVLDIRENTGGFLSQAIKVSGLFMTNGVVVVSRYADGSIKRYRTVSPKKFYDGPLTILVSKSSASAAEIVAQTLQDYGVAIIVGDEQTYGKGTIQHQTITADSDKEGFFKVTVGKYYSPSGKSTQLRGVKSDIHIASRYSEEPLGERYLEHPLPSDSCDNVMNDNLDDLDSHMRPWFQRYYTPHLQREETVWKEMLPQLAANSQQRLETNKNYKIFLSELKEPSEAIRPYGSNDLQMEESVNILKDMILLRDKRVSCSLGG
- the rpsL gene encoding 30S ribosomal protein S12, coding for MPTINQLIRKRRQSSTSRKKSPALQKCPQRRGVCLQVKTKTPKKPNSALRKVAWVRLSNGQEVIAYIGGEGHNLQEHSIVLVQGGRVKDLPGVRYHIVRGALDCAAVKNRKQSRSRYGAKRPK
- the rpsG gene encoding 30S ribosomal protein S7 yields the protein MSRRHAAEKKEIPADPIYGSVTLERFINKVMMHGKKSIARRIVYSALERFAKKLGAENVLEAFEEALENAKPLLEVRSRRVGGATYQVPVEVAPERRNCLAMQWIIKNARSKPGKSMEVGLATELIDCFNKQGATIKKREDTHRMAEANKAFAHYKW
- the fusA gene encoding elongation factor G, with the translated sequence MSDQEFDLSAIRNIGIMAHIDAGKTTTTERILYYAGRTHKIGEVHEGGATMDWMEQEQERGITITSAATTVFWANCKINIIDTPGHVDFTIEVERSLRVLDGAVAVFDAVSGVEPQSETVWRQANKYGVPRIAFVNKMDRMGADYFAAVESMKEKLGANAIPVHCPIGSESQFVGMVDLISQKALYFLDETLGAKWEEREIPEELKERCAELRYALLEELATIDESNESFMMKVLEDPDSITDDEIHAVMRKGVIENKINPVLCGTAFKNKGVQQLLDVIVKWLPSPKDRGVIRGISLKNNEEICLEPRKDGPLAALAFKIMTDPYVGRITFIRIYSGTLKKGSAILNSTKDKKERISRLLEMHANERTDRDEFTVGDIGACVGLKFSVTGDTLCDDNQEIVLERIEVPEPVIDMAIEPKSKGDREKLAQALSALSEEDPTFRVASNEETGQTIISGMGELHLDILRDRMIREFKVEANVGKPQVSYKETITKNGNSETKYVKQSGGRGQYAHVCLEIEPNEPGKGNEVVSKIVGGVIPKEYIPAVMKGVEEGLNTGVLAGYGLVDVKVSIVFGSYHEVDSSEMAFKICGSMAVKEACRKATPVILEPIMKIAVITPEDHLGDVIGDLNRRRGKILGQESSKGMAQVNAEVPLSEMFGYTTSLRSLTSGRATSTMEPAFFAKVPQKIQEEIVKK
- the rpsJ gene encoding 30S ribosomal protein S10 — translated: MKQQKQKIRIRLKGFDQQQLDRSTADIVETAKRTGARVAGPIPLPTKREVYTVLRSPHVDKKSREQFEIRTHKRLIDIVDPTGKTIDALKMLALPAGVDIKIKAA
- a CDS encoding sulfite reductase flavoprotein subunit alpha, with protein sequence MQLLEKFRAQKVSLSSRKLISCCDSSVTFSDAGHVYQLFFDTKDSELSYKVGDSLGVFPKNPRYVVENILESLGYNSKQIVLNRESSPITIYEFLRSHANLDKLPQKLKTFFQDIEDNSSLYEAIQKEKPRIPITLFTEALLPLLPRFYSIASAPHPSKEEVELLVRLVSYPGQYEQRYGVCSFFLCKELDVDTHCNVFVQPTKHFTIGDNIKDKPIVMIGSGTGIAPYKSFVQNRIYNNDSGTNILFFGERFEKANFYYQDFWKQAVDNDMLKLFLAFSRDSDQKIYVQDLLKKQNELILKAYEEEAHFFVCGSKVLGNEVKKTLEDILGKNKLSQLKEERRYVVDVY
- the ispF gene encoding 2-C-methyl-D-erythritol 2,4-cyclodiphosphate synthase encodes the protein MNAENDSPLPKPQWIHRVGIGQDSHRFLPESSAKPCILGGVIFENSPGFQANSDGDIIFHAICNALSSITHRIILGEVADELFHTRGITDSSVYLSEAVKSLKSNQMISHVAITIEGNRPKFLPKLSLMRKSIAAALNIPSGSVGITATSGEGLSDFGCGDGVQCFCILTVMEYCG